The Raphanus sativus cultivar WK10039 chromosome 2, ASM80110v3, whole genome shotgun sequence genome includes a region encoding these proteins:
- the LOC108841974 gene encoding metalloendoproteinase 1-MMP isoform X1, protein MSHNLIHRNTALCVVLITFCFLFCSARNIPEASTAKSATQTIEVSNATWHNFARFVDVQVGSHVNGVSELKRYLQRFGYVKDDATDLSDVFDGHLEYAISLYQQNLGLPITGRLDTSTVALMSSPRCGVSDAHMINTGVHTTARYTYFGGKPKWYRDKLTYAFSETHKLDYMNFDDVRKAFRRSFGRWASVIPVSFEEIDDYTKADLKIGFFAGDHGDGQPFDGVLGTLAHAFAPENGRLHLDAAETWVVDDDFKGGGSTVAVDLESVATHEIGHLLGLGHSSQESAVMYPSVRPRTKKVDLTVDDVAGILKLYGANPRLRLDSLTQSEDSLQNGAVSGRFLSGNFIGYVLLVVLIMFL, encoded by the coding sequence ATGTCTCATAACCTAATCCACAGAAACACAGCCCTCTGTGTTGTGTTAATCACGTTCTGTTTCTTGTTCTGTTCTGCCAGAAACATACCGGAGGCATCCACAGCAAAATCAGCTACTCAAACCATAGAAGTCAGCAATGCCACGTGGCATAATTTCGCACGTTTTGTAGATGTCCAGGTAGGCAGCCACGTCAACGGCGTATCAGAGCTCAAAAGATACCTCCAACGTTTCGGCTACGTAAAAGACGACGCGACGGACTTATCCGACGTGTTCGATGGCCATCTCGAATACGCGATATCTCTGTACCAACAAAACCTCGGTTTACCGATAACCGGAAGACTCGACACGAGCACCGTCGCTCTCATGTCGTCACCGCGCTGCGGCGTTAGCGATGCACACATGATCAACACCGGCGTGCACACGACGGCGCGTTACACGTATTTCGGCGGTAAGCCAAAGTGGTACCGCGACAAGCTAACGTACGCCTTCTCGGAAACGCACAAGCTCGATTACATGAACTTCGACGACGTCAGAAAAGCTTTCCGGCGATCTTTCGGCCGGTGGGCGAGCGTGATCCCGGTGAGTTTCGAGGAGATTGATGATTACACGAAGGCGGATTTGAAGATCGGATTTTTCGCCGGAGATCACGGCGACGGGCAGCCGTTTGACGGTGTTCTCGGAACGTTGGCTCACGCCTTTGCGCCGGAGAACGGGAGGCTTCACCTCGACGCTGCGGAAACATGGGTCGTTGACGACGACTTCAAGGGTGGAGGATCGACGGTGGCCGTTGATCTGGAGTCGGTGGCGACTCACGAGATTGGTCACTTGCTGGGGTTAGGACATAGCTCGCAGGAGTCGGCGGTTATGTACCCGAGTGTCCGGCCGAGGACAAAGAAAGTTGACCTCACTGTTGATGATGTGGCGGGTATACTGAAGTTGTATGGGGCGAATCCAAGATTACGGTTGGATTCACTGACGCAGTCGGAAGATTCTCTTCAAAATGGCGCCGTGTCAGGAAGATTCTTGTCGGGGAATTTTATCGGTTATGTTCTGCTGGTTGTGTTGATTATGTTCCTATAG
- the LOC130508437 gene encoding uncharacterized protein LOC130508437, which produces MEDQYCAVIREERFHFSSFKELAIHALINLRFLGAFREDRDLRKAEVEFAKAENMTEQSDEIYARPKRTWFMIEKEMKLVAKAEKDSAGNPCGNELISADIAEDLVIIYPHNLLPRELTIFRIPYLTRNPMRGKSNKCKYTPVLSLLRKHTTICIIIPGSEILQAGKPEKRKRTRVSNNT; this is translated from the exons ATGGAAGATCAGTACTGTGCTGTTATTCGAGAAGAGAGGTTTCATTTCTCATCATTCAAAGAACTTGCTATTCATGCATTGATCAACTTAAGGTTTTTAGGTGCTTTCAGGGAAGACAGAGATCTAAGAAAAGCTGAAGTGGAATTTGCAAAG GCGGAGAACATGACTGAACAAAGCGATGAAATATATGCACGCCCAAAGAGGACTTGGTTCATGATAGAGAAGGAGATGAAGCTCGTGGCTAAAGCTGAAAAG GATTCTGCAGGGAACCCTTGTGGAAACGAACTAATTAGTGCTGATATAGCAGAAGACCTCGTAATCATTTATCCTCATAATCTTCTTCCTAGAGAACTTACAATATTCAGGATACCGTACTTGACAAGAAACCCAATGAGAGGAAAAAGTAACAAATGCAAGTACACACCAGTGTTGTCTTTGCTAAGGAAACATACTACAATTTGTATAATTATCCCTGGATCAGAAATCTTGCAGGCGGGTAAacctgaaaaaagaaaaagaacaagagTAAGTAACAATACCTAA
- the LOC108841974 gene encoding metalloendoproteinase 1-MMP isoform X2, translating into MDIFFRNIPEASTAKSATQTIEVSNATWHNFARFVDVQVGSHVNGVSELKRYLQRFGYVKDDATDLSDVFDGHLEYAISLYQQNLGLPITGRLDTSTVALMSSPRCGVSDAHMINTGVHTTARYTYFGGKPKWYRDKLTYAFSETHKLDYMNFDDVRKAFRRSFGRWASVIPVSFEEIDDYTKADLKIGFFAGDHGDGQPFDGVLGTLAHAFAPENGRLHLDAAETWVVDDDFKGGGSTVAVDLESVATHEIGHLLGLGHSSQESAVMYPSVRPRTKKVDLTVDDVAGILKLYGANPRLRLDSLTQSEDSLQNGAVSGRFLSGNFIGYVLLVVLIMFL; encoded by the exons ATGGATATCTTCTTCAG AAACATACCGGAGGCATCCACAGCAAAATCAGCTACTCAAACCATAGAAGTCAGCAATGCCACGTGGCATAATTTCGCACGTTTTGTAGATGTCCAGGTAGGCAGCCACGTCAACGGCGTATCAGAGCTCAAAAGATACCTCCAACGTTTCGGCTACGTAAAAGACGACGCGACGGACTTATCCGACGTGTTCGATGGCCATCTCGAATACGCGATATCTCTGTACCAACAAAACCTCGGTTTACCGATAACCGGAAGACTCGACACGAGCACCGTCGCTCTCATGTCGTCACCGCGCTGCGGCGTTAGCGATGCACACATGATCAACACCGGCGTGCACACGACGGCGCGTTACACGTATTTCGGCGGTAAGCCAAAGTGGTACCGCGACAAGCTAACGTACGCCTTCTCGGAAACGCACAAGCTCGATTACATGAACTTCGACGACGTCAGAAAAGCTTTCCGGCGATCTTTCGGCCGGTGGGCGAGCGTGATCCCGGTGAGTTTCGAGGAGATTGATGATTACACGAAGGCGGATTTGAAGATCGGATTTTTCGCCGGAGATCACGGCGACGGGCAGCCGTTTGACGGTGTTCTCGGAACGTTGGCTCACGCCTTTGCGCCGGAGAACGGGAGGCTTCACCTCGACGCTGCGGAAACATGGGTCGTTGACGACGACTTCAAGGGTGGAGGATCGACGGTGGCCGTTGATCTGGAGTCGGTGGCGACTCACGAGATTGGTCACTTGCTGGGGTTAGGACATAGCTCGCAGGAGTCGGCGGTTATGTACCCGAGTGTCCGGCCGAGGACAAAGAAAGTTGACCTCACTGTTGATGATGTGGCGGGTATACTGAAGTTGTATGGGGCGAATCCAAGATTACGGTTGGATTCACTGACGCAGTCGGAAGATTCTCTTCAAAATGGCGCCGTGTCAGGAAGATTCTTGTCGGGGAATTTTATCGGTTATGTTCTGCTGGTTGTGTTGATTATGTTCCTATAG
- the LOC130508763 gene encoding zinc finger protein ZAT9 has product MQKHRCKLCSKSFCNGRALGGHMKSHLVSSHTPTRKKLSDSVYSSSSSSEGKTLPYGLRENPRKSFRIYSSKDPESSIVYNSDTETEPESVDPVRKKRSRTAVSKSKKKSKKMVSHVSSPEPASSVSDGSQEHDLAMCLMMLSRDSREIELVKKPILAAEETKLEKRQFPELRRCVIDLNLPPPQENDVVTVVSAI; this is encoded by the coding sequence ATGCAGAAGCACAGATGCAAGCTCTGTTCCAAGAGTTTCTGTAATGGCAGAGCGCTTGGAGGTCACATGAAGTCCCACTTGGTCTCATCGCACACGCCGACTCGGAAGAAGCTCAGTGACTCGGTCTACTCGTCATCGTCTTCTTCAGAAGGTAAAACTCTGCCCTACGGGTTGCGAGAGAACCCGAGGAAGAGTTTCCGGATCTACAGCAGCAAGGATCCTGAGTCATCCATCGTTTACAACAGCGACACCGAGACCGAACCTGAATCCGTAGACCCGGTTCGGAAGAAACGGAGCAGGACAGCGGTTTccaagagcaagaagaagagtaaGAAGATGGTGAGTCATGTTAGCTCGCCCGAACCGGCGAGTTCTGTCTCGGATGGTTCTCAGGAACATGATCTAGCCATGTGTTTGATGATGCTCTCGAGAGATTCAAGAGAGATTGAACTTGTCAAGAAACCAATTCTCGCAGCTGAAGAAACGAAGCTGGAAAAGAGACAGTTCCCGGAGCTCCGCCGCTGTGTGATAGATCTGAATCTTCCTCCGCCGCAAGAAAACGATGTTGTCACCGTAGTTTCCGCCATATAA